A section of the Mycobacterium sp. 3519A genome encodes:
- a CDS encoding DUF222 domain-containing protein, producing MFELFANVDPDADEAALVVGIAELEHIKAVAAAGQARLTAALDLKRRAREEVEGIPAANRGKGLASEIALARHDSPNRGNRHLGFAKALVHEMPHTLAALEAGALSEWRATLIVKESACLSIEDRGKLDVRMCADQSELEGKGDKTIEADAKSIAYELDPQAVVDRAVRAESERSVTVRPAPNNMSSVTVLLPMAQGVGIYASLKRAADTTFDDRSRGQVMADTAYERITGRPADVPVPVAIDLVISDETLLGGDTSPARVQGHGPIPAAIACHLASRAIADERSKATLRRLYRHPASGALVAMESRARLFPKGLAQFIAFRDDTCRTPYCDAPIRHTDHANSHATGGETNDLNGRGACEACNYAKEAPGWRITTKRDRDGTHISEVTTPTGARHKSKAPPLPGRLRSPVSSIEIAFADEIAWRNAA from the coding sequence GTGTTCGAACTATTTGCGAACGTCGACCCGGACGCCGATGAGGCGGCCCTGGTCGTGGGCATCGCTGAGCTCGAACACATCAAGGCTGTCGCTGCTGCCGGCCAGGCGCGGCTGACTGCAGCACTCGACCTGAAGCGTCGGGCCCGCGAAGAGGTCGAGGGCATACCCGCGGCCAACCGCGGCAAGGGTCTGGCCAGCGAGATCGCACTGGCTCGCCACGACTCCCCTAACCGCGGCAATCGCCATCTCGGCTTCGCCAAGGCTCTGGTTCACGAGATGCCCCACACCCTGGCAGCATTGGAGGCCGGCGCGCTCTCCGAATGGCGGGCCACCCTGATCGTGAAGGAGTCCGCGTGCCTGAGCATCGAGGATCGCGGAAAGCTCGACGTGCGGATGTGCGCAGATCAGTCTGAGCTCGAGGGCAAGGGCGACAAGACAATTGAGGCCGACGCCAAATCCATTGCCTACGAACTCGACCCGCAGGCTGTTGTCGACCGCGCTGTGCGCGCGGAGTCAGAGCGCAGTGTGACCGTGCGTCCGGCACCGAACAACATGTCCTCTGTGACAGTGCTGCTACCGATGGCGCAGGGGGTCGGGATCTATGCCTCGCTCAAGCGCGCCGCCGACACCACCTTCGACGACCGATCCCGTGGTCAGGTCATGGCCGACACGGCTTACGAGAGGATCACTGGTCGCCCCGCGGACGTCCCCGTCCCCGTCGCGATAGACCTGGTGATCTCTGATGAGACGCTGCTCGGCGGCGACACCTCTCCGGCTCGGGTCCAGGGGCACGGGCCGATCCCCGCTGCCATCGCCTGCCACCTGGCGAGCAGAGCTATCGCCGACGAACGCTCCAAGGCCACTCTGCGTCGGCTCTACCGCCATCCTGCCTCGGGTGCGCTGGTGGCTATGGAGTCGCGGGCTCGCTTGTTCCCCAAAGGACTCGCGCAGTTCATCGCATTCAGGGACGACACTTGCCGAACTCCCTACTGCGACGCGCCGATCCGCCACACCGACCATGCGAATTCGCACGCCACAGGTGGCGAGACAAACGACCTCAACGGACGGGGCGCCTGCGAGGCCTGTAACTACGCGAAAGAGGCTCCCGGTTGGCGGATCACCACGAAGCGCGATCGGGACGGCACACACATCTCCGAGGTCACCACGCCCACCGGAGCCCGCCACAAATCGAAGGCACCACCATTGCCGGGCAGGCTGCGATCCCCAGTGAGCAGCATCGAAATCGCGTTCGCCGACGAGATCGCCTGGCGCAACGCCGCCTGA
- a CDS encoding DUF4126 domain-containing protein, with protein sequence MELLTGFGLATAAGLNAYIPLLALGLLSRFTDLVTLPHGWAWLENGWVMTIVAVLLAVEVVADKIPALDSVNDAIQTFVRPTAGGIVFGSGTAAQTPAVTDPGAFAQSGQWVPVAIGVVTALVVSLTKSTVRPAANVATAGVAAPVLSTIEDVASVGLVFLAILVPVLVLIAVVALIWAVVRIVRRRRRRKAEAT encoded by the coding sequence ATGGAACTGCTGACCGGCTTCGGGCTGGCCACCGCGGCGGGGCTGAACGCCTACATCCCGCTGCTGGCGCTCGGCCTGCTGTCGCGGTTCACCGACCTGGTCACCTTGCCGCACGGCTGGGCCTGGCTGGAGAACGGCTGGGTGATGACGATCGTCGCGGTGCTGCTCGCCGTCGAGGTCGTCGCGGACAAGATTCCCGCCCTCGACAGCGTCAACGATGCGATCCAGACGTTCGTCCGGCCGACAGCGGGCGGCATCGTGTTCGGTTCCGGCACCGCCGCACAAACGCCCGCGGTGACCGATCCCGGCGCGTTCGCGCAGTCGGGTCAATGGGTCCCGGTCGCGATCGGGGTGGTCACCGCGTTGGTGGTGTCGCTGACGAAATCGACGGTGCGGCCCGCCGCCAACGTCGCCACCGCGGGCGTGGCCGCGCCGGTGCTGTCCACGATCGAGGACGTCGCCAGCGTGGGTCTGGTCTTCCTGGCGATCCTGGTACCCGTGCTGGTGTTGATCGCCGTCGTCGCGCTGATATGGGCGGTGGTACGGATCGTGCGTCGTCGACGACGACGCAAAGCCGAAGCTACCTAG
- the glgA gene encoding glycogen synthase, with amino-acid sequence MRVAMMTREYPPEVYGGAGVHVTELVAQLRHLCQVDVHCMGAPRPGAFVHQPDPALKGANPALSTLSADLDMVNGASNATVVHSHTWYTGLAGHLAALLYGIPHVLTAHSLEPMRPWKAEQLGGGYRVSSWVEKTAVEAADAVIAVSSGMRDDVLKTYPALDPNRVHVVRNGIDTDVWYPAAPEPGDSVLEQLGVDMTRPIVAFVGRITRQKGVAHLIAATHHFAPEIQLVLCAGAPDTPEIAAEVTSAVQELARARSGVYWVREMLPIGKIREILSAATVFVCPSVYEPLGIVNLEAMACATAVVASDVGGIPEVVADRQTGLLVHYSPDDPALFERQLAEAVNSLVADPQRARQYGQAGRQRCIQEFSWAHIAEQTLEIYRKVSS; translated from the coding sequence ATGCGGGTGGCGATGATGACTCGGGAGTATCCACCCGAGGTCTACGGCGGGGCAGGCGTCCACGTCACCGAACTCGTCGCGCAACTGCGCCACCTGTGTCAGGTCGACGTGCACTGCATGGGGGCGCCCCGGCCGGGGGCGTTCGTGCACCAACCCGATCCGGCGCTCAAGGGCGCCAATCCGGCGTTGTCGACGCTGTCGGCGGACCTCGACATGGTCAACGGGGCGTCCAACGCCACCGTCGTGCATTCGCACACCTGGTACACCGGGCTGGCCGGCCACCTGGCCGCGCTGCTGTACGGCATCCCGCACGTGCTGACCGCGCATTCGCTCGAGCCGATGCGGCCGTGGAAGGCCGAACAGCTCGGCGGCGGCTACCGGGTGTCGTCGTGGGTGGAGAAGACCGCGGTGGAGGCCGCCGACGCCGTGATCGCGGTCAGCTCTGGCATGCGCGACGACGTGCTCAAGACATATCCGGCGCTCGATCCCAACCGGGTGCACGTGGTGCGCAACGGGATCGACACCGATGTCTGGTATCCGGCCGCCCCGGAGCCGGGCGACTCGGTGCTCGAGCAGCTCGGCGTCGACATGACCCGCCCGATCGTGGCGTTCGTCGGGCGGATCACCCGACAGAAGGGCGTCGCACACCTGATCGCGGCGACGCATCACTTCGCCCCCGAGATCCAGTTGGTGCTGTGTGCGGGCGCCCCTGACACCCCAGAGATCGCTGCCGAGGTGACGTCGGCGGTGCAGGAGTTGGCGCGCGCCCGCAGCGGCGTCTACTGGGTCCGCGAGATGCTTCCCATCGGCAAGATTCGCGAAATACTCTCGGCGGCCACCGTTTTCGTCTGCCCCTCGGTGTATGAACCGTTGGGCATCGTGAACCTGGAGGCGATGGCCTGCGCGACGGCGGTGGTCGCCTCCGATGTCGGCGGCATTCCCGAGGTGGTCGCGGACCGGCAGACGGGTCTGCTGGTGCACTACTCGCCGGACGACCCGGCGCTGTTCGAGCGGCAACTCGCCGAGGCGGTCAACTCGTTGGTGGCCGACCCGCAGCGGGCCCGCCAGTACGGCCAAGCCGGCCGCCAGCGCTGCATCCAGGAATTCTCCTGGGCGCACATCGCCGAACAGACTTTGGAGATCTACCGAAAAGTGTCTTCGTAG
- a CDS encoding DNA-3-methyladenine glycosylase I codes for MTVADDGRIRCGWIDQSRLAPDDFVLYRDYHDTEWGRPLRDSAALFERISLEAFQSGLSWLIILRKRENFRRAFHGFDAERVARYTKRDIDRLMADTGIVRNRMKVEATIANARALADLDVDLGELLWSFAPPPRPRPADLSQVPAVTPESTAMAKELKRRGFKFVGPTTAYALMQATGMVDDHTADCWVPAIKAA; via the coding sequence GTGACCGTCGCCGACGACGGGCGCATCCGATGCGGCTGGATCGACCAATCACGTTTGGCGCCAGACGATTTCGTGCTGTACCGGGACTACCACGACACCGAGTGGGGCCGTCCGCTGCGCGATTCCGCCGCGCTGTTCGAACGGATCAGCCTCGAGGCGTTCCAGAGCGGGCTCTCGTGGTTGATCATCCTGCGCAAGCGGGAGAACTTCCGACGCGCGTTCCACGGGTTCGACGCCGAGCGCGTCGCCCGCTACACCAAACGCGACATCGACCGTCTGATGGCCGACACCGGGATCGTGCGCAACCGGATGAAGGTGGAAGCCACCATCGCCAACGCGCGCGCGCTGGCCGACCTGGACGTTGATCTCGGCGAGTTGCTGTGGTCGTTCGCGCCGCCGCCACGGCCGCGGCCCGCCGACCTGTCCCAGGTGCCCGCGGTGACGCCCGAATCGACCGCGATGGCCAAGGAGTTGAAGCGCCGAGGCTTCAAATTCGTCGGCCCGACGACGGCCTACGCGTTGATGCAAGCCACCGGAATGGTCGACGACCACACCGCCGACTGCTGGGTCCCGGCCATCAAAGCCGCATGA
- a CDS encoding glucosyl-3-phosphoglycerate synthase yields the protein MTLTPELPGTDVVTGRWLADHTWNRPSWTVDELVAAKAGRTISVVLPALNEEETVGSVVETITPLLGGLVDELIVLDSGSTDETEIRAIAAGARVVSREVALPEVEPQPGKGEVLWRSLAATTGDIIVFVDSDLIDPDPMFVPKLVGPLLTTDGVHLVKGFYRRPLKVSGSEDANGGGRVTELVARPLLASLRPELSCLLQPLGGEYAGTRELLTSVPFAPGYGVEIGLLIDTYDRLGLDAIAQVNLGVRTHRNRPLTELASMSRQVIATLLSRCGVPDSGVALTQFFADGDDYTPRTSAVSLADRPPMNTLRS from the coding sequence ATGACACTGACACCTGAATTGCCGGGGACGGACGTCGTCACCGGCAGATGGTTGGCCGACCACACCTGGAACCGGCCGTCCTGGACGGTCGACGAACTGGTCGCCGCCAAGGCCGGCCGGACCATCTCGGTGGTGCTGCCCGCCCTCAACGAGGAAGAAACCGTCGGCAGCGTCGTCGAGACCATCACACCGCTGCTCGGCGGGCTCGTCGACGAACTGATCGTGCTGGACTCCGGCTCCACCGACGAGACCGAGATCCGCGCGATCGCCGCCGGCGCCAGGGTGGTCAGCCGCGAGGTCGCGCTGCCCGAGGTGGAGCCGCAACCCGGCAAGGGCGAGGTGCTGTGGCGTTCGCTGGCCGCCACCACCGGCGACATCATCGTGTTCGTCGACTCCGACCTGATCGACCCCGACCCGATGTTCGTGCCCAAGCTGGTCGGCCCGCTGCTGACCACCGACGGGGTGCACCTGGTCAAGGGCTTCTACCGGCGGCCCCTGAAGGTCAGCGGCAGCGAGGACGCCAACGGCGGCGGCCGCGTCACCGAACTGGTTGCGCGTCCGCTGCTGGCGTCGCTGCGACCCGAGCTGAGCTGCCTGCTGCAGCCGCTGGGCGGCGAGTACGCCGGCACCCGTGAGCTGCTCACCTCGGTGCCGTTCGCACCCGGCTACGGCGTCGAGATCGGGCTGCTGATCGACACCTACGACCGGCTCGGCCTCGACGCGATCGCCCAGGTCAACCTGGGGGTGCGCACGCACCGCAACCGGCCCCTGACCGAACTCGCGTCGATGAGCCGCCAGGTCATCGCGACCCTGCTGTCGCGCTGCGGCGTACCCGACTCCGGAGTGGCGCTGACCCAGTTCTTCGCCGACGGCGACGACTACACCCCGCGCACCTCGGCGGTGTCGCTGGCGGACCGGCCGCCGATGAACACGTTGCGCAGTTAG
- the glgC gene encoding glucose-1-phosphate adenylyltransferase, producing MRELPHVLGIVLAGGEGKRLYPLTADRAKPAVPFGGAYRLIDFVLSNLVNARYLRICVLTQYKSHSLDRHISQNWRLSGLAGEYITPVPAQQRLGPRWYTGSADAIYQSLNLIYDEDPDYIVVFGADHVYRMDPEQMVQFHIESGAGATVAGIRVPRAEASAFGCIDADESGRIREFVEKPADPPGTPDDPESTFVSMGNYIFTTKVLIDAIRADADDDHSDHDMGGDIIPRLVTDGMAAVYDFHNNEVPGATERDHGYWRDVGTLDAFYDAHMDLVSVHPVFNLYNKRWPIRGESEMLAPAKFVNGGSAQESVVGAGSIISAASVRNSVLSSNVVVDDGAIVEGSVIMPGTRIGRGAVVRHAILDKNVVVGPGEMVGVDLEKDRERFAISAGGVVAVGKGVWI from the coding sequence ATGAGGGAGTTGCCACACGTGCTTGGCATCGTCCTGGCCGGCGGGGAAGGCAAGCGGCTGTACCCGCTGACGGCCGACCGCGCCAAGCCGGCGGTTCCTTTCGGCGGCGCGTACCGGCTGATTGATTTTGTGCTGTCGAATCTGGTGAACGCGCGATACCTGCGTATCTGCGTGCTGACCCAATACAAATCGCATTCGCTGGACCGCCACATCTCGCAGAACTGGCGGCTGTCCGGGTTGGCCGGTGAGTACATCACCCCGGTGCCCGCCCAGCAGCGGCTCGGCCCGCGCTGGTACACCGGTTCGGCCGACGCGATCTATCAGTCGCTGAATCTGATCTACGACGAGGATCCCGATTACATCGTCGTGTTCGGCGCCGATCACGTGTACCGGATGGACCCCGAGCAGATGGTCCAATTCCACATCGAGAGCGGCGCGGGAGCCACGGTCGCGGGCATCCGGGTGCCGCGGGCGGAGGCCAGCGCGTTCGGCTGCATCGACGCCGACGAGTCCGGACGCATCCGCGAGTTCGTCGAGAAGCCTGCCGACCCGCCGGGCACCCCCGACGACCCGGAGTCGACGTTCGTGTCGATGGGCAACTACATCTTCACCACCAAGGTGCTGATCGACGCGATCCGCGCCGACGCCGACGACGACCACTCCGACCACGACATGGGTGGTGACATCATCCCGCGGCTGGTCACCGACGGCATGGCCGCGGTGTACGACTTCCACAACAACGAGGTGCCCGGCGCCACCGAACGCGACCACGGCTACTGGCGCGACGTCGGGACGTTGGACGCGTTCTACGACGCCCACATGGACCTGGTGTCGGTGCATCCGGTGTTCAATCTCTACAACAAGCGGTGGCCGATCCGCGGCGAGTCGGAAATGCTCGCGCCCGCCAAGTTCGTCAACGGCGGTTCGGCGCAGGAGTCGGTCGTCGGCGCGGGCAGCATCATTTCGGCTGCGTCCGTTCGCAATTCGGTGCTGTCGTCCAACGTTGTCGTCGACGACGGGGCGATCGTCGAGGGCAGCGTGATCATGCCGGGCACCCGGATAGGCCGCGGCGCGGTGGTGCGCCACGCGATCCTCGACAAGAACGTCGTCGTGGGGCCCGGCGAGATGGTCGGTGTCGACTTGGAGAAGGACCGCGAGCGGTTCGCGATCAGCGCGGGCGGCGTGGTCGCGGTCGGTAAGGGCGTCTGGATCTAG
- a CDS encoding DUF3117 domain-containing protein, which translates to MAAMKPRTGDGPLEATKEGRGIVMRVPLEGGGRLVVELTPEEAAALGDELKGVTS; encoded by the coding sequence ATGGCGGCGATGAAGCCCCGGACCGGCGACGGTCCACTGGAAGCAACCAAGGAGGGGCGCGGCATCGTGATGCGGGTACCACTGGAGGGCGGTGGGCGACTCGTCGTCGAACTGACCCCCGAAGAAGCGGCCGCCCTCGGCGACGAACTCAAGGGCGTCACCAGCTAG
- a CDS encoding DivIVA domain-containing protein encodes MTLVLLYLVVLILVAVVLFGLGSVLFGRGESLPPLPRATTATVLPASGVTSADVDAVKFTQTVRGYKTSEVDWVLDRLGQELDLLRGQLAAVRAANGIHDDIDDIDDMEDVGEHEGAHALPSGEDDA; translated from the coding sequence GTGACCCTGGTTCTGCTCTATCTGGTCGTGCTGATCCTGGTGGCCGTCGTGCTGTTCGGCCTCGGCAGCGTGCTGTTCGGCCGCGGTGAGTCGTTGCCGCCGCTGCCGCGCGCCACCACCGCGACGGTGCTGCCCGCCTCGGGCGTCACCAGCGCCGACGTCGACGCCGTCAAGTTCACCCAGACCGTGCGCGGCTACAAGACCAGCGAGGTGGACTGGGTGCTCGACCGACTCGGTCAGGAACTCGACCTGCTTCGCGGTCAACTCGCCGCGGTGCGCGCGGCCAACGGCATCCACGACGACATCGACGACATCGACGACATGGAAGACGTCGGCGAGCACGAGGGCGCCCACGCACTGCCCTCCGGCGAGGACGACGCGTGA
- a CDS encoding sigma-70 family RNA polymerase sigma factor, which translates to MSEKLFEEHRPHLRAVAYRMLGSLTEADDAVQEAWLRFDRTDVSDVRNLRGWLTTVVAHICLDMLRARSARSEEPLDEAPPVADESVDPETEAVLADSIGVALLVILQTLNPAERLAFVLHDMFDLPFAEIAPIVGRTESSAAQLASRARRRVRGKSHGDATDLASQRRLVHAFYAAARDGDFDALLGVLDSDVVLRVDAAAAGTPTTLRGARTVAANAQAFSANARFAQPALVDDAVGIVVAPKGKLALVLCFTVVCERITEIDIAADPQRLGRFRFAVLD; encoded by the coding sequence ATGTCCGAGAAGCTGTTCGAGGAGCACCGTCCACATCTGCGCGCCGTCGCCTACCGGATGCTGGGTTCGCTGACCGAGGCCGACGACGCCGTCCAGGAGGCGTGGCTGCGCTTCGACCGCACCGACGTCAGTGACGTGCGCAATCTGCGTGGCTGGTTGACCACCGTCGTCGCGCACATCTGTCTGGACATGTTGAGGGCACGCAGCGCGCGGTCCGAGGAACCGCTCGACGAGGCGCCGCCCGTCGCAGACGAGTCCGTCGACCCGGAAACCGAAGCGGTGCTTGCCGACTCGATCGGAGTGGCGTTGCTTGTCATCCTGCAGACCCTGAATCCCGCCGAACGGCTGGCGTTCGTGCTGCACGACATGTTCGACCTGCCGTTCGCGGAGATCGCACCGATCGTCGGCCGGACCGAAAGCTCCGCCGCGCAGCTCGCGTCGCGGGCCCGTCGCCGCGTGCGCGGTAAATCTCACGGCGACGCAACGGATTTGGCGAGTCAACGGCGACTCGTCCACGCGTTCTACGCGGCCGCCCGCGACGGTGACTTCGACGCGCTGCTCGGCGTGCTCGACAGCGACGTGGTGCTGCGCGTCGACGCCGCCGCGGCGGGCACCCCGACGACGTTGCGCGGGGCCCGCACCGTCGCAGCGAATGCACAGGCGTTCTCGGCCAACGCGCGGTTCGCCCAACCGGCGTTGGTGGATGACGCCGTCGGCATCGTCGTCGCCCCGAAGGGCAAGTTGGCGTTGGTGCTGTGCTTCACCGTCGTCTGCGAGCGGATCACCGAGATCGACATCGCCGCGGACCCGCAGCGCCTTGGCCGGTTCCGTTTCGCTGTGCTCGACTGA
- a CDS encoding isoprenylcysteine carboxylmethyltransferase family protein, which produces MKIAVQTVASALFGVAFFAVLLFWPAGTLDYWQAWVFIAVFIVSTIVPSVYLAVKNPAALQRRMKAGPLAEGRAVQKLIITATIVAVVATLVVSALDHRFGWSTVPTPVVILGDVLVAVGLVMAQLVVIQNSYAAATIAVEADQKVVDTGLYGVVRHPMYVGTLIMMIGTPLALDSYWGLLAIALALPVLAARIEDEEKMLRQELAGYDEYTRKVHYRLVPGVW; this is translated from the coding sequence ATGAAGATCGCAGTGCAAACAGTGGCATCGGCGTTGTTCGGCGTCGCCTTCTTCGCCGTGCTGCTGTTCTGGCCCGCCGGCACGCTTGATTATTGGCAGGCATGGGTTTTCATCGCCGTCTTCATCGTGTCGACGATCGTGCCGAGTGTCTATCTGGCGGTGAAGAACCCGGCCGCGTTGCAGCGGCGGATGAAGGCAGGCCCGCTGGCCGAGGGCAGGGCCGTGCAGAAGCTCATCATCACCGCAACGATCGTGGCGGTCGTCGCGACGCTCGTCGTCAGCGCCCTCGACCACCGGTTCGGCTGGTCGACTGTGCCGACCCCGGTCGTGATCCTCGGCGACGTTCTGGTCGCCGTCGGGCTGGTCATGGCGCAGCTGGTGGTGATCCAGAACAGCTACGCGGCGGCGACCATCGCGGTGGAGGCGGACCAGAAGGTCGTCGACACAGGCCTTTACGGCGTTGTCCGCCACCCGATGTACGTCGGGACGCTGATCATGATGATCGGCACTCCGCTGGCGTTGGACTCGTACTGGGGTCTGCTCGCGATCGCCCTGGCGCTGCCGGTGCTCGCGGCCCGCATCGAGGACGAGGAGAAAATGCTCCGGCAGGAACTCGCCGGCTACGACGAGTACACCCGAAAGGTGCACTACCGGCTGGTGCCCGGCGTCTGGTGA
- the folP gene encoding dihydropteroate synthase, with translation MAIVNRTPDSFYDRGATFTDEAAKTAAHRVVEEGADVVDVGGVKAGPGETVGIDEEIARVVPFIEWLRDTFPDQVISVDTWRAEVAKQACAAGADLINDTWGGADPALAEVAAEFGAGLVCSHTGGATPRTRPFRVNYGISERGVVDDVIAEVTAAAERAVAVGVARDAVLIDPTHDFGKNTYHGLTLLRHVKDLVNTGWPVLMALSNKDFVGETLGVGLTERLEGTLAATALAAAEGAAMFRVHEVGPTRRVLEMVASIQGVRPPARTVRGLS, from the coding sequence ATGGCGATCGTCAACCGCACACCGGACTCGTTCTACGACCGCGGCGCCACCTTCACCGACGAGGCCGCCAAGACGGCCGCGCACCGGGTGGTCGAAGAGGGCGCCGACGTGGTCGACGTGGGCGGTGTGAAAGCCGGCCCCGGCGAGACCGTCGGCATCGACGAGGAGATCGCCCGCGTCGTTCCGTTCATCGAGTGGCTGCGCGACACGTTTCCCGACCAGGTGATCAGCGTCGACACCTGGCGCGCCGAGGTGGCGAAGCAGGCCTGCGCGGCCGGTGCCGACCTGATCAACGACACCTGGGGCGGCGCCGACCCCGCGCTGGCCGAGGTCGCGGCCGAATTCGGCGCCGGGTTGGTGTGCTCGCACACCGGGGGTGCCACGCCACGGACCCGGCCGTTTCGGGTCAACTACGGTATTTCCGAACGTGGTGTCGTCGACGACGTGATCGCGGAGGTGACCGCCGCAGCCGAGCGTGCGGTGGCCGTCGGCGTTGCCAGAGATGCGGTGTTGATCGACCCCACCCACGATTTCGGCAAGAACACTTACCACGGTCTTACTTTGTTGCGCCATGTGAAAGACCTTGTAAACACTGGATGGCCCGTCCTGATGGCGCTGAGCAACAAGGATTTCGTCGGGGAGACTCTGGGTGTGGGACTGACCGAGCGCCTGGAGGGCACCCTGGCCGCGACCGCTCTGGCCGCGGCGGAAGGGGCTGCCATGTTCCGCGTGCACGAAGTCGGCCCCACCCGGCGCGTGCTGGAAATGGTCGCGTCGATTCAGGGCGTGCGGCCGCCGGCGCGCACAGTGAGGGGACTGTCATGA
- a CDS encoding isoprenylcysteine carboxylmethyltransferase family protein yields the protein MRTASQVTTTSVLSLALFALALFWPAGTFDYWQAWLFLGVFTALSVVYTVYVALTNPAVLRRRMNAGPRHESRPVQKVVSAGVVLAYFALLVVSALDHRFGWSNVPTPLVLIGNVLVVVGLGITMLVVIQNSYAAANITVEADQAVVSTGLYGLVRHPMYFGALVMLVGVALALGSYWALLVVALDLLLFVVRILDEETALTAELTGYREYTRNVHSRLVPYVW from the coding sequence ATGAGAACTGCATCGCAGGTCACGACGACATCCGTGCTGAGCCTTGCGCTGTTCGCGCTGGCGTTGTTCTGGCCCGCGGGAACATTCGACTACTGGCAGGCGTGGTTGTTCCTCGGCGTCTTCACCGCGCTGTCGGTGGTCTACACGGTGTATGTCGCCCTGACGAACCCGGCGGTGTTGCGTCGCCGGATGAACGCCGGCCCGCGGCACGAATCCAGGCCGGTCCAGAAGGTCGTCAGCGCCGGCGTGGTGCTGGCGTACTTTGCCCTGCTGGTCGTTTCGGCGCTCGATCATCGATTCGGCTGGTCGAACGTGCCGACGCCGCTGGTCCTCATCGGCAACGTGCTGGTGGTGGTCGGACTTGGTATCACCATGCTGGTCGTCATCCAAAACAGCTATGCCGCAGCGAATATCACCGTCGAGGCCGATCAGGCGGTGGTGTCCACCGGGCTGTACGGCCTGGTCCGGCATCCGATGTACTTCGGCGCGCTGGTCATGCTCGTCGGTGTCGCCCTGGCGCTCGGCTCGTACTGGGCACTGCTCGTCGTCGCGCTCGATCTGCTCTTGTTCGTAGTCCGCATCCTCGACGAGGAGACGGCGTTGACGGCGGAACTGACCGGCTACCGCGAGTACACCCGAAACGTGCATTCCCGCTTGGTGCCCTACGTCTGGTGA